A region from the Brachyspira hampsonii genome encodes:
- a CDS encoding diguanylate cyclase, which yields MYKNIIKSVMENRIEVIKKDSTLLEVASLVSKSSNKILAVINDFDKIVGIINYNELLVNILKNVNKKDSKNIFNKAISVFMNKNLVIAHPEDDITVAFDIMKEKKIDYLIIINNDNYPIGIINIYDIYENIIKIRMRNLNVAINEIEKKSSIEKDKVIKKLMKEIDTLHAQSTIDPLTGLFNVRYFNKIIEEEVERAKRYKHSISIIFMDLDHFKDINDIYGHDCGNIVLHEIGRLLSNSSDNTNMLRKSDIAIRYGGEEFIVICPNTKKEQAYIVAERIRKTVEKKRFNYESAVINVTVSIGIAEHKGTSKKPIADTIKNADTAMYEAKHLGRNKVILH from the coding sequence ATGTATAAAAATATTATAAAATCGGTAATGGAAAATAGAATTGAAGTCATAAAAAAAGACTCTACTCTGCTAGAGGTGGCTTCTCTTGTATCTAAATCCTCTAATAAAATATTAGCCGTTATCAATGATTTTGATAAAATAGTTGGAATTATTAATTATAATGAACTATTAGTAAATATATTAAAAAATGTCAATAAAAAAGATTCCAAAAATATTTTTAATAAAGCAATATCAGTTTTTATGAATAAAAATCTTGTAATAGCACATCCTGAAGATGATATTACAGTTGCATTCGATATCATGAAAGAAAAAAAAATTGATTACTTAATCATAATAAATAATGACAATTACCCAATTGGAATCATCAATATATACGATATATATGAAAATATAATAAAAATAAGAATGCGTAACCTGAACGTTGCTATTAATGAAATAGAAAAGAAATCTTCTATAGAAAAAGATAAAGTAATAAAGAAATTGATGAAGGAAATTGACACTTTGCATGCTCAATCGACTATAGATCCTTTAACAGGTTTATTTAATGTAAGATATTTCAACAAGATAATAGAAGAAGAAGTAGAAAGAGCTAAAAGATATAAACATAGTATATCTATTATATTTATGGATCTTGATCATTTCAAGGATATTAATGATATATACGGACATGACTGCGGTAATATAGTTCTTCATGAAATAGGAAGATTATTAAGCAATAGTTCTGATAATACGAATATGCTTAGAAAAAGTGATATAGCCATTCGCTATGGGGGTGAAGAATTTATTGTTATATGTCCTAATACTAAGAAAGAACAAGCCTATATAGTAGCAGAAAGAATAAGAAAAACTGTAGAGAAGAAAAGATTTAATTATGAATCTGCTGTTATAAATGTAACTGTGAGCATAGGTATTGCCGAACATAAAGGTACATCTAAAAAACCTATAGCAGATACTATAAAAAATGCTGATACGGCAATGTATGAAGCAAAACATCTCGGAAGAAATAAAGTAATATTACATTAA
- a CDS encoding FtsW/RodA/SpoVE family cell cycle protein: protein MINRKLFPDKYLLIIYIALLVAGLVSIYGAQTIHEPNTAYFSNHLKLLSFMFVLTIIMLLVPDFFSFLDKMVPLILIFTLVLLIWVCLFGITVAGSYARRWLLLPLGITIQPSEIAKITCSIYFASVLSKKGEKLIDIKRGLFPPLLILIIVSGLILIEPDSGTALLFSIVGFAIFFYGGIPLRSILLSGVFLLILFAIFIFNTPYMRSRVVSYLDPQSQPEEEVYQIRRAKLAFNYGGVTGIPDEYIADVSTHLPAALTDFIYASVSQRYGLVGNLIILLLFLSFTIRGFIISSRTKDLFLKNLSFAITMFISVQAYLNIMVATLMLPTTGMTLPIISYGRNALVVNMIMIGILLKITQRREQ from the coding sequence ATGATAAATAGAAAATTGTTTCCTGATAAATATTTATTAATAATATATATAGCTTTACTTGTAGCTGGATTAGTTTCCATATATGGAGCACAAACAATACATGAACCTAATACTGCATATTTTTCTAATCATTTGAAATTATTATCATTTATGTTTGTTCTTACTATTATTATGTTGCTAGTTCCTGATTTCTTTAGTTTTTTGGATAAGATGGTTCCTCTTATTCTGATTTTTACTTTGGTGCTTCTTATATGGGTATGTTTATTTGGTATAACAGTTGCCGGCAGTTATGCAAGAAGATGGCTTCTTCTTCCTTTAGGCATTACTATACAGCCTTCAGAAATTGCTAAAATAACATGCAGTATATATTTTGCTAGTGTCTTAAGTAAGAAAGGAGAAAAACTTATTGATATAAAAAGGGGATTATTTCCGCCGCTTCTGATTTTAATAATAGTTTCAGGACTTATTTTGATAGAACCAGATTCCGGAACAGCACTTTTGTTTTCTATAGTTGGTTTTGCCATATTCTTTTACGGCGGAATACCTCTAAGATCTATATTGCTTTCAGGTGTTTTTTTATTAATTCTTTTTGCCATTTTTATTTTTAATACGCCGTATATGAGAAGCAGAGTTGTATCATATTTAGACCCTCAGAGTCAGCCTGAAGAAGAAGTTTATCAAATAAGAAGGGCTAAGCTGGCATTTAATTATGGTGGAGTTACAGGGATTCCTGATGAATATATAGCTGATGTTAGTACGCATTTACCTGCTGCTTTAACTGATTTTATATATGCTTCTGTATCGCAAAGGTACGGATTGGTAGGGAATTTGATTATACTGCTTTTATTTTTATCATTTACTATTAGGGGATTTATAATATCGTCACGCACTAAGGATCTGTTTTTAAAAAATCTTTCATTTGCTATTACGATGTTCATTAGTGTGCAGGCATATTTAAATATAATGGTGGCTACACTTATGCTGCCTACTACAGGTATGACACTTCCTATCATTAGTTATGGGAGAAATGCTTTAGTTGTTAATATGATAATGATAGGTATCTTATTAAAAATAACTCAAAGGAGAGAACAATGA
- a CDS encoding UDP-N-acetylglucosamine--N-acetylmuramyl-(pentapeptide) pyrophosphoryl-undecaprenol N-acetylglucosamine transferase — MNVILCGGGTAGHITPAISIYDYMKKEGHKPRLVVAQKDYHLIPGNYDFNTININSPGNFFKKIIFILKFIPALLKSYNIIKKHNPDCVIGMGGFVSFPMLYAAKTKNIPIFLCEQNSIPGKVNRMFYKDAKRAYLTFSKTLEFMPNGKVFGNPVRNDFFVVHRESARIVMKLKEDDKLLVVMGGSQGALKLNELFFECIKDIKAKVNNLYIVWLAGPKWANDMIAKVNNAKFENVFVHSYYKDMANLLHAADFVISRAGSSSISEILAVNVPSLLVPFPYATDNHQYFNALDLLNKDMAYLIEESDLDKEKLENVIINNLNNDERLKKMRENIKSNWSARAVSSIVDDITEVLGKK; from the coding sequence ATGAATGTAATTTTATGCGGAGGAGGAACTGCCGGACATATAACTCCTGCTATTTCTATATATGATTATATGAAAAAAGAAGGACATAAACCTAGACTTGTTGTTGCTCAAAAGGATTATCATTTGATACCGGGAAATTATGATTTTAATACTATAAATATTAATTCTCCGGGTAATTTCTTTAAGAAAATAATATTTATATTAAAATTTATACCTGCTTTGTTAAAATCATATAATATAATAAAAAAGCATAATCCTGATTGTGTAATAGGTATGGGGGGCTTTGTATCATTTCCTATGCTTTATGCTGCTAAGACTAAAAATATACCTATATTTTTATGCGAACAAAATTCTATACCCGGCAAAGTTAATAGAATGTTTTATAAAGATGCTAAAAGAGCATATTTAACTTTTTCAAAGACTTTAGAGTTTATGCCTAATGGAAAAGTTTTTGGAAATCCTGTGAGAAATGATTTCTTTGTAGTTCATAGAGAAAGTGCAAGAATCGTTATGAAATTAAAAGAAGATGATAAACTTTTAGTTGTTATGGGAGGTTCTCAGGGGGCTTTGAAATTAAATGAATTATTTTTTGAATGCATAAAAGATATAAAAGCTAAGGTTAATAATTTGTATATAGTATGGCTTGCTGGTCCTAAATGGGCTAATGATATGATTGCTAAAGTGAATAATGCTAAATTTGAAAATGTTTTTGTGCATAGTTATTATAAAGATATGGCAAATTTACTTCATGCTGCGGATTTTGTTATATCAAGGGCGGGAAGCAGTTCTATCAGTGAGATATTAGCTGTTAATGTTCCTTCATTATTGGTGCCTTTTCCTTATGCCACAGATAATCATCAGTATTTCAATGCTTTGGATTTACTTAATAAGGATATGGCATATTTGATAGAGGAGTCTGATTTGGATAAGGAAAAATTAGAAAATGTTATTATAAATAATTTGAATAATGATGAAAGATTGAAAAAAATGAGGGAAAATATTAAAAGTAATTGGAGTGCAAGGGCTGTATCTTCAATAGTTGATGATATAACTGAAGTTTTAGGAAAAAAATAA
- the murC gene encoding UDP-N-acetylmuramate--L-alanine ligase, with amino-acid sequence MFTKRKEKIHFIGIGGIGMSAIASVLNAIGFTITGSDLAKTAKTESLESAGIKVYYGHKAQNIEDDVTAVVTSSAISPTNEEIIEAKAKKITVIPRGEMLAELMRLRYGIAISGSHGKTTTTSLISQIMMHAGLNPVCIIGGNHFNLKSNAACNDLSSEYMVCEADESDGSFLRLSPVINVVTNIDNDHLDYYGNVEALRVAFLEFINKVPFYGCSFLCFEDNVVKDLSKSANKKYYSYGFSKDYDFYVDKDSIRVEAPTTYFTAYHNDKCLGEFSVPLIGIHNVLNSLASIGVGVHLGIEIDDIKEGLKTFEGVGRRLNKLYDKEITLFDDYAHHPTEIKATLSSVKNAYKNRRIIAVFQPHRYSRTELLLNDFESAFNDADEVIISDIYAAGEAPIAGISGEIICDVVRRQNDHIRYVPNIEDLLPVLDDIKKDGDIILTLGAGNIVRISNEYARKLQNS; translated from the coding sequence ATGTTTACAAAGAGAAAAGAAAAGATACATTTTATAGGAATCGGCGGAATTGGAATGAGTGCTATAGCAAGTGTATTAAATGCTATAGGTTTTACTATAACAGGCAGTGATTTGGCTAAAACAGCGAAAACAGAATCTTTGGAATCTGCGGGAATAAAAGTATATTATGGACATAAGGCTCAAAATATAGAAGATGATGTTACGGCAGTTGTAACTTCATCGGCGATAAGCCCTACTAATGAAGAAATTATAGAAGCAAAAGCAAAAAAGATAACAGTTATACCTAGGGGAGAAATGCTTGCAGAACTTATGCGTTTGAGATACGGTATAGCAATATCAGGATCTCATGGTAAAACTACTACAACATCTCTCATAAGTCAGATAATGATGCATGCAGGACTTAACCCTGTTTGTATAATAGGAGGAAATCATTTTAATTTGAAAAGCAATGCTGCTTGTAATGATTTAAGCAGTGAGTATATGGTATGCGAGGCAGATGAGAGCGACGGAAGTTTTTTAAGACTTTCTCCTGTTATTAATGTAGTTACTAATATAGATAATGATCATTTGGATTATTATGGAAATGTTGAGGCTTTGAGAGTTGCTTTTTTAGAGTTTATTAATAAAGTTCCTTTTTACGGATGTTCATTTTTATGTTTTGAGGATAATGTTGTAAAAGACTTATCAAAAAGTGCTAATAAAAAATATTATTCTTATGGATTTTCAAAGGATTATGATTTTTATGTTGATAAAGATTCTATTAGGGTAGAAGCACCAACGACATATTTTACTGCATATCATAATGATAAATGTTTGGGAGAGTTTTCTGTTCCGCTTATAGGAATTCATAATGTATTAAATTCTTTGGCTTCCATAGGTGTAGGTGTTCATCTGGGTATAGAGATTGATGATATAAAAGAAGGCTTAAAAACTTTTGAGGGTGTAGGAAGAAGATTGAATAAGCTTTATGATAAAGAGATAACTTTATTTGATGATTATGCTCATCACCCAACAGAAATAAAAGCTACACTTTCATCGGTAAAAAATGCTTATAAAAACAGGAGAATAATAGCAGTATTCCAGCCGCATAGGTACAGCAGAACAGAACTTCTTCTTAATGATTTTGAGTCTGCATTTAATGATGCTGATGAAGTGATTATTAGTGATATTTATGCAGCAGGAGAAGCACCTATAGCAGGAATAAGCGGTGAAATTATATGCGATGTAGTGAGAAGACAAAATGATCATATAAGATATGTTCCAAATATAGAAGATTTATTGCCGGTGCTTGATGATATTAAAAAAGACGGAGATATAATATTAACTTTGGGGGCTGGCAATATAGTAAGGATTAGTAATGAATATGCAAGAAAATTACAAAATAGTTGA